The Catenulispora sp. EB89 genome includes a region encoding these proteins:
- a CDS encoding ABC transporter permease encodes MRSAGLFPHIPSYLGTYGSLIQQQLTMALLSVLFGLIIAMPVALLCVRFPKIYPAMVGLLTVIYSLPSIALFVLLVPSTGLTQTTVIIPLSFYSLAALVPNIVEGVRGIPEDVRLAAVAMGYTGARRLIAVDLPLAVPPIMAGLRVATVGNVSMVSVGTVIGVGAFGALFTAAAQLSRSDLAITGIVVIVALALACDLLLVVTQRLLTPWNKRRSA; translated from the coding sequence ATGAGGTCCGCGGGCCTGTTCCCCCACATCCCCAGCTACCTGGGCACATACGGTTCGCTGATCCAGCAACAGCTCACGATGGCCCTGCTGTCGGTGCTGTTCGGGCTGATCATCGCGATGCCGGTGGCGCTGCTGTGCGTGCGCTTCCCGAAGATCTACCCGGCGATGGTCGGTTTGCTGACCGTCATCTACTCGCTGCCGTCCATCGCGCTGTTCGTGCTGCTGGTCCCCTCCACCGGACTGACGCAGACCACGGTCATCATCCCGCTGTCGTTCTACAGCCTCGCCGCGCTGGTCCCGAACATCGTCGAGGGCGTGCGCGGGATCCCCGAGGACGTCCGCCTGGCCGCCGTGGCCATGGGCTACACCGGCGCGCGCCGCCTGATCGCCGTGGACCTGCCGCTGGCGGTGCCGCCGATCATGGCCGGGCTGCGGGTGGCGACGGTCGGGAACGTCAGCATGGTCAGCGTCGGCACGGTCATCGGCGTGGGGGCGTTCGGCGCCCTGTTCACGGCGGCGGCGCAGCTGAGCCGGTCGGACCTGGCGATCACCGGCATCGTGGTGATCGTGGCGCTGGCGCTGGCCTGCGACCTGCTCCTGGTGGTCACCCAGCGGCTGCTCACGCCGTGGAACAAGCGGAGGTCGGCGTGA
- a CDS encoding ABC transporter ATP-binding protein, which produces MISFVQVGKTYPDGTVAVAATDLTAESGRITVLVGPSGSGKTTLLRMVNRMIDPTSGEILIDGVDVRSKSAPELRRGIGYVIQNAGLFPHRTVLANVMTVPRLLGWSRDRARERAMELLTTVGLEESHAKRYPFQLSGGQQQRVGVARALAADPPVLLMDEPFSAVDPVVRKDLQTELLRLQSELSKTILFVTHDIDEAIQLGDKVAVLNTGGVLEQFDTPTELLAHPKNAFVESFLGLDRGVRRLSFFSASGVPLRPEPVVAFDAPAAEVLARRGSQPWLLVVDGEHKPLGWLPADQVPADGDLSRVPVGDLTSYGHTFDAETDSLRAALDSAILSPSSRAVGVGDDGRVIGVASVEELVPAIRTAQGTSAPEIVHGASPDAEPIGGSGIGDSSPGGSDSVSEISDAVPDTGTGGIVNPATDQIGGQVTGGGDSDTGTGDDPETV; this is translated from the coding sequence GTGATTTCCTTCGTGCAGGTCGGAAAGACCTACCCGGACGGGACGGTGGCTGTCGCCGCGACCGACCTGACCGCCGAGAGCGGCCGCATCACGGTCCTGGTCGGTCCGTCGGGGTCGGGCAAGACCACCCTGCTGCGGATGGTCAACCGGATGATCGACCCCACCAGCGGCGAGATCCTCATCGACGGGGTGGACGTGCGGTCGAAGTCCGCGCCGGAGCTGCGGCGCGGGATCGGCTACGTGATCCAGAACGCCGGGCTGTTCCCGCACCGGACGGTGCTGGCCAACGTGATGACCGTGCCGCGGCTGCTGGGCTGGTCCCGGGACAGGGCGCGCGAGCGGGCCATGGAGCTGCTGACGACCGTCGGGCTCGAGGAGTCCCACGCCAAGCGCTACCCGTTCCAGCTCTCCGGAGGCCAGCAGCAGCGCGTCGGCGTGGCGCGGGCGCTGGCCGCCGATCCACCGGTGCTGCTGATGGACGAGCCCTTCAGCGCCGTGGACCCGGTGGTGCGCAAGGACCTGCAGACCGAGCTGCTGCGGCTCCAGTCGGAGCTGAGCAAGACGATCCTGTTCGTCACGCACGACATCGACGAGGCGATCCAGCTCGGCGACAAGGTCGCGGTGCTGAACACCGGCGGGGTGCTGGAGCAGTTCGACACCCCGACCGAGCTGCTGGCGCACCCGAAGAACGCGTTCGTGGAGAGCTTCCTGGGACTGGACCGCGGCGTGCGGCGGCTGTCCTTCTTCTCCGCCTCCGGCGTGCCGCTGCGGCCCGAGCCGGTGGTGGCGTTCGACGCCCCGGCCGCCGAGGTGCTGGCGCGCCGCGGTTCGCAACCGTGGCTGCTGGTGGTGGACGGCGAGCACAAGCCGCTGGGCTGGCTGCCGGCCGACCAGGTGCCGGCCGACGGGGACCTGAGCCGGGTACCGGTCGGGGACCTGACGTCCTACGGGCACACGTTCGACGCCGAGACGGACTCGCTGCGCGCGGCGCTGGACTCGGCGATCCTGTCCCCGTCGAGCCGGGCGGTGGGAGTCGGGGACGACGGCCGGGTCATCGGCGTGGCGTCGGTCGAGGAACTGGTGCCGGCGATCAGGACGGCTCAGGGCACGAGTGCTCCGGAGATCGTGCACGGCGCGAGCCCGGATGCCGAGCCGATCGGCGGTTCCGGAATCGGCGACAGTTCTCCGGGCGGCAGCGACAGTGTTTCCGAGATCAGCGACGCTGTTCCGGACACCGGCACCGGCGGGATCGTCAACCCGGCGACCGACCAGATCGGCGGCCAGGTGACCGGCGGCGGCGATTCTGACACCGGCACCGGCGACGACCCGGAGACCGTCTGA
- a CDS encoding NAD(P)H-dependent flavin oxidoreductase, whose product MRTPLSASLGLEFPLFAFSHCRDVVAAVTRAGGLGVLGAVYFTPDELETELRWLDAHTDGKPYGVDVVMPASVSTSVDEVSAKDSARTSMEETLKSYIPAQHRDFVEGILDKYEVPDLPAGGDHSHQLLGWTDATARPQVEVALDHPIALLASALGPLPADIVELAHRNNVRTAGLASSAHHARKQVDSGVDIIVAQGTEAGGHTGEISTMVLIPEVVDAVGDTPVLAAGGIGNGRQVAAAMALGAQGAWTGSIWLTVAEADTDPRVVPKLLAASSRDTVRSRALTGKPARQLRTDWTDAWEGADSPGALPMPLQYMLVSEAHRRIARAGRTELMGMPVGQIVGSMTEVRPVREVIYQLVEEYAAAVERLGAITDA is encoded by the coding sequence ATGCGAACCCCGCTCTCGGCATCCCTGGGCCTCGAATTCCCCCTGTTCGCGTTCAGCCACTGCCGCGACGTCGTCGCGGCGGTCACCCGGGCCGGGGGCCTGGGCGTCCTGGGCGCCGTCTACTTCACCCCCGACGAGCTGGAGACCGAGCTGCGCTGGCTGGACGCGCACACCGACGGCAAGCCGTACGGCGTCGACGTCGTCATGCCGGCCTCGGTCTCCACGTCCGTGGACGAGGTCTCCGCCAAGGACTCGGCACGCACGAGCATGGAGGAGACGCTCAAGTCCTACATCCCCGCTCAGCACCGCGACTTCGTCGAGGGCATCCTCGACAAGTACGAGGTGCCCGACCTCCCCGCCGGCGGCGACCACAGCCACCAGCTCCTGGGCTGGACCGACGCCACCGCGCGGCCGCAGGTCGAGGTCGCCCTCGACCACCCGATCGCGCTGCTGGCCAGCGCGCTGGGCCCGCTGCCCGCCGACATCGTGGAGCTGGCGCACCGGAACAACGTGCGCACCGCGGGCCTGGCCTCCAGCGCGCACCACGCGCGCAAGCAGGTCGACTCCGGCGTCGACATCATCGTCGCGCAGGGCACCGAGGCCGGAGGCCACACCGGCGAGATCTCCACCATGGTGCTGATCCCCGAGGTGGTCGACGCGGTCGGGGACACCCCGGTGCTGGCGGCCGGCGGCATCGGCAACGGACGCCAGGTCGCGGCCGCGATGGCGCTGGGCGCGCAGGGCGCCTGGACCGGTTCGATCTGGCTGACGGTCGCGGAGGCCGACACCGATCCGCGCGTGGTCCCCAAGCTGCTCGCCGCGTCCTCGCGCGACACCGTCCGCTCCCGCGCGCTCACCGGCAAGCCGGCCCGCCAGCTGCGCACCGACTGGACCGACGCCTGGGAAGGCGCTGATTCCCCCGGCGCGCTGCCGATGCCGTTGCAGTACATGCTGGTCTCCGAGGCGCACCGCCGGATCGCGCGCGCCGGGCGCACCGAGCTGATGGGGATGCCGGTCGGGCAGATCGTCGGCTCGATGACCGAGGTGCGACCGGTGCGGGAGGTGATCTACCAGCTGGTCGAGGAGTACGCGGCGGCCGTCGAGCGGCTCGGGGCGATCACCGATGCCTGA
- a CDS encoding aminoglycoside phosphotransferase family protein, protein MGDFVYEQSLVQALLREQHPDLADLEIRDVAGGWGNQQFRLGGELAVRLPRYGEAPLQLRHEQKWLPVLAERLPLPVPVPVRIGEPSELFEHPWTVMRWVEGEPADRAPITRAESADSLAAFLAALHHDAPDDAPANPRHAGPSTVQPGDFERWLDKIQGHPSAGDALKVWQKAVAAPVWRGAPQFLHGDLHPANVIVRDGELAGVVDFGDMGAGDPAIDLSAAWILLPAGSASRFFEAYGRADDADITRARGWAVMRALNLIAIGRAGRLGKPGGKPTWEPAGYATLERALAEV, encoded by the coding sequence ATGGGCGACTTCGTATATGAGCAGAGCCTGGTCCAGGCCTTGTTGCGGGAACAGCACCCTGATCTGGCGGACCTGGAGATCCGGGACGTCGCCGGTGGTTGGGGCAACCAGCAGTTCCGTCTCGGGGGCGAACTGGCGGTGCGACTTCCGCGCTACGGCGAAGCCCCCTTGCAACTGCGCCACGAACAGAAGTGGCTGCCGGTGTTGGCCGAGCGGCTGCCGCTGCCGGTTCCCGTGCCGGTGCGCATCGGTGAACCCTCGGAACTGTTCGAGCATCCCTGGACGGTGATGCGCTGGGTCGAGGGCGAGCCGGCCGATCGGGCGCCGATCACCCGTGCCGAATCGGCGGACAGCCTGGCGGCCTTCCTGGCCGCGCTGCACCACGATGCCCCCGACGACGCTCCGGCCAATCCCCGGCACGCCGGTCCGAGCACCGTGCAGCCGGGGGATTTCGAGCGATGGCTGGACAAGATCCAGGGCCATCCGAGCGCCGGGGACGCGCTGAAGGTGTGGCAGAAGGCTGTCGCCGCGCCGGTCTGGCGGGGAGCGCCGCAGTTCCTGCACGGAGATCTGCATCCGGCCAACGTGATCGTCCGGGACGGCGAGCTCGCCGGGGTGGTCGACTTCGGGGACATGGGGGCCGGCGACCCGGCGATCGACCTGTCGGCGGCCTGGATCCTGCTTCCCGCGGGCTCGGCGAGCCGGTTCTTCGAGGCCTATGGTCGCGCCGACGACGCTGACATCACACGCGCCCGGGGTTGGGCGGTGATGCGGGCCCTGAATCTGATCGCGATCGGCCGGGCCGGGCGGCTGGGCAAGCCCGGGGGCAAGCCGACCTGGGAACCGGCCGGGTACGCCACGTTGGAGCGTGCGCTGGCTGAGGTTTGA
- a CDS encoding acyl-CoA synthetase, with translation MAGLGFWKIAQADPDWTAVIEEAGAEHKAGDVLARANQTVHALRALGLADGDGLTLLMPNLVEMVEIYAAALQAAWYYTPINFHLAGPEVAYIVHDAEAKAFFCHARFADIGLAAVAELEKEGHGLPKEALISVGGDIPGFTPLAQFRAGHSTDLPENRSYGTAMHYTSGTTGKPKGVRRALSGQDPDMMAEMGTVLPGFFGIRPLGGGVHLVTSPNYHTAVTQFGGTALQMGHTLALMDKWTPEGTLEMIQRTGATHTHMVPTQFHRMLHLPDEVKQRYDVSSMKVAIHAAAPCPQHVKRAMLDWWGPVIYEYYAATEGGGTIATPEEWIAHPGTVGKAWPISEVKALDDDGGEVPLGTPGTVYMKMGVGDFEYKGDKAKTEANRRDGFFTVGDIGYFDADGFLYLCDRKIDMIISGGVNIYPAEIEGELLRHPAVGDVAVFGIPDEDWGEQIKAVVELNEEYSASDELAQEIIASLDGRLARLKWPKTLDFIDQLPREPNGKLFKRRLRDPYWAGHQSAI, from the coding sequence ATGGCAGGGCTGGGTTTCTGGAAGATCGCGCAAGCCGACCCCGACTGGACCGCCGTCATCGAGGAGGCCGGCGCCGAACACAAGGCCGGCGACGTCCTGGCGCGCGCCAACCAGACCGTGCACGCGCTGCGCGCCCTCGGCCTGGCCGACGGCGACGGGCTCACGCTGCTGATGCCGAACCTGGTCGAGATGGTCGAGATCTACGCCGCCGCGCTCCAGGCCGCCTGGTACTACACGCCGATCAACTTCCACCTGGCCGGACCCGAGGTCGCCTACATCGTCCACGACGCCGAGGCCAAGGCGTTCTTCTGCCACGCGCGGTTCGCCGACATCGGCCTGGCCGCCGTCGCCGAGCTGGAGAAGGAGGGGCACGGCCTGCCGAAGGAGGCGCTGATCAGCGTCGGCGGCGACATCCCCGGCTTCACGCCGCTCGCGCAGTTCCGTGCCGGCCACAGCACCGACCTGCCCGAGAACCGCAGCTACGGCACCGCGATGCACTACACCTCCGGCACCACCGGCAAGCCCAAGGGCGTGCGGCGCGCGCTGTCGGGTCAGGACCCGGACATGATGGCCGAGATGGGGACCGTCCTGCCCGGCTTCTTCGGCATCAGGCCTTTGGGCGGCGGCGTGCACCTGGTCACCTCGCCGAACTACCACACCGCGGTCACGCAGTTCGGCGGCACCGCGCTGCAGATGGGCCACACGCTGGCGCTGATGGACAAGTGGACGCCGGAGGGCACGCTGGAGATGATCCAGCGGACCGGGGCCACGCACACCCACATGGTCCCGACGCAGTTCCACCGCATGCTGCACCTGCCGGACGAGGTGAAGCAGCGCTACGACGTCTCCTCGATGAAGGTCGCGATCCACGCCGCCGCGCCGTGCCCGCAGCACGTCAAGCGCGCCATGCTCGACTGGTGGGGCCCGGTGATCTACGAGTACTACGCCGCGACCGAGGGCGGCGGCACCATCGCCACCCCCGAGGAGTGGATCGCGCATCCCGGCACGGTCGGCAAGGCCTGGCCGATCAGCGAGGTCAAGGCGCTGGACGACGACGGCGGCGAGGTGCCGCTCGGCACCCCGGGCACCGTCTACATGAAGATGGGCGTCGGCGACTTCGAGTACAAGGGCGACAAGGCCAAGACCGAGGCGAACCGGCGCGACGGCTTCTTCACCGTCGGCGACATCGGCTACTTCGACGCGGACGGCTTCCTCTACCTGTGCGACCGGAAGATCGACATGATCATCTCCGGCGGCGTCAACATCTACCCGGCCGAGATCGAGGGCGAGCTGCTGCGGCATCCGGCGGTCGGGGACGTCGCGGTGTTCGGCATCCCGGACGAGGACTGGGGCGAGCAGATCAAGGCCGTGGTGGAGCTCAACGAGGAGTATTCAGCCTCTGACGAGCTGGCCCAGGAGATCATCGCCTCCCTGGACGGCCGGTTGGCGCGGCTGAAGTGGCCCAAGACGCTGGACTTCATCGACCAGCTGCCGCGCGAGCCCAACGGGAAGCTGTTCAAACGGCGGCTGCGCGACCCGTACTGGGCCGGTCACCAGAGCGCGATCTGA
- a CDS encoding Zn-ribbon domain-containing OB-fold protein, translating to MTTQASSASQTSDERVLHVLEFPGGYTRSTGPVIGRFLTGLRSGRIYGVRTPDGKVLIPPTEYDPVTAAALGAADEDWVEVGPAGTVTSWTWVDEPRGDHPLDRPFAWALIRPDGADTALLHVVDSGSKAAMATGMRVHATWRAERTGSVKDIAAFAPGEGPAEVPVLAGEAELEPVSVVTLPHRLEYRLRGGTVWNHFIDGMAVGQIRGTRCAACGKVYVPPRGACPADGLPATEWVDLPDTGVLTTFAVNNVPAAGAPEVPFISGYVLLDGADIAMLVLVSDVPWQDVRIGMRVRAVWVPEAERTRSVKNLKWFAPSGEPDVPYERFEEYV from the coding sequence ATGACGACTCAGGCTTCTTCGGCTTCCCAGACCTCTGACGAGCGGGTACTGCATGTCCTGGAGTTCCCCGGCGGCTACACCCGCTCCACCGGCCCGGTGATCGGACGCTTCCTGACCGGCCTGCGGTCCGGCCGGATCTACGGCGTGCGGACGCCCGACGGCAAGGTCCTGATCCCGCCGACCGAATACGACCCGGTGACCGCGGCCGCGCTCGGCGCCGCGGACGAGGACTGGGTCGAGGTCGGCCCGGCCGGCACCGTGACCAGCTGGACCTGGGTCGACGAGCCGCGCGGGGACCATCCGCTGGACCGGCCCTTCGCCTGGGCGCTGATCCGGCCGGACGGCGCGGACACCGCGCTGCTGCACGTCGTGGACAGCGGCTCGAAGGCCGCCATGGCGACCGGGATGCGGGTGCACGCGACGTGGCGGGCCGAGCGGACCGGCTCGGTCAAGGACATCGCGGCGTTCGCGCCGGGGGAGGGGCCGGCCGAGGTGCCGGTTCTGGCCGGCGAGGCGGAGCTCGAACCGGTCTCGGTGGTCACGCTGCCGCACCGTCTGGAGTACCGGCTGCGCGGCGGGACGGTGTGGAACCACTTCATCGACGGCATGGCGGTGGGGCAGATCCGCGGGACGCGGTGCGCGGCGTGCGGAAAGGTCTACGTTCCGCCGCGCGGCGCGTGCCCGGCGGACGGGCTGCCCGCGACCGAGTGGGTCGATCTTCCGGACACCGGCGTGCTGACCACGTTCGCGGTCAACAACGTGCCGGCGGCCGGCGCGCCTGAGGTGCCGTTCATCAGCGGTTATGTGCTGCTGGACGGTGCCGACATCGCGATGCTCGTGCTGGTGTCCGACGTGCCGTGGCAGGACGTGCGGATCGGGATGCGGGTGCGGGCGGTGTGGGTGCCGGAGGCTGAGCGGACGCGGTCGGTGAAGAACCTGAAGTGGTTCGCGCCGAGCGGCGAACCCGACGTCCCCTACGAGCGCTTTGAGGAGTACGTGTGA
- a CDS encoding thiolase domain-containing protein — protein sequence MRDVAVVGFAQSEHSFSDLGWTEADLVMPVVNEVLETTGLKRSEIGFTCSGSNDYLVGTPFSFVAALDTIGAWPPIAESHVEQDAAWALYEAWVRIQHGDIDTALVYGFGKGTVGDHVGISSLGYDPYYLAPLVPGHVAMAGLQARALKDAGFDVDPDPTAPPATDGAAAVILAAGDVARRVRARPAWITGIDHRIEPHSVGARDLTRSDSARQAAERAGVGSGSGAVDFAELHTRFDHEEVLLRRELGLDEKTVVNASGGPRKADPIMATGLIRIGEAAARIHDGSAGRTVAHATAGPCLQHNLVCVLDSEGQD from the coding sequence ATGAGGGACGTCGCGGTCGTCGGCTTCGCGCAGAGCGAGCACAGCTTCTCCGACCTCGGCTGGACCGAGGCGGACCTGGTCATGCCGGTGGTGAACGAGGTGCTGGAGACCACCGGGCTGAAGCGGTCCGAGATCGGCTTCACCTGCTCGGGGTCCAACGACTACCTGGTCGGGACGCCGTTCTCGTTCGTCGCGGCGCTGGACACCATCGGCGCGTGGCCGCCGATCGCCGAGAGCCATGTCGAGCAGGACGCGGCGTGGGCGCTGTACGAGGCGTGGGTGCGGATCCAGCACGGCGACATCGACACGGCGCTGGTGTACGGGTTCGGCAAGGGCACGGTCGGCGACCATGTGGGCATCAGTTCCCTGGGATACGACCCCTACTACCTCGCGCCGCTGGTGCCGGGGCATGTGGCGATGGCCGGGCTCCAGGCGCGGGCTTTGAAGGACGCCGGGTTCGACGTCGATCCGGATCCGACGGCGCCGCCGGCCACCGACGGCGCGGCGGCGGTGATTCTGGCGGCCGGGGATGTGGCGCGGCGGGTGCGTGCGCGGCCGGCGTGGATCACCGGTATCGACCATCGGATCGAGCCGCACAGCGTCGGGGCGCGGGATCTGACGCGGAGCGATTCGGCTCGGCAGGCTGCTGAGCGTGCCGGGGTCGGGTCCGGCTCCGGTGCTGTCGATTTCGCTGAGCTGCATACGCGGTTCGACCACGAGGAAGTGTTGCTGCGGCGCGAGTTGGGCCTCGACGAGAAGACCGTGGTGAACGCCTCCGGCGGGCCGCGGAAGGCTGATCCGATCATGGCGACCGGGTTGATCCGGATCGGCGAGGCCGCGGCCCGGATCCACGACGGGAGCGCCGGCCGGACGGTCGCGCACGCCACCGCGGGGCCGTGCCTCCAGCACAACTTGGTGTGTGTGCTCGATTCCGAAGGGCAGGACTGA
- a CDS encoding thiolase domain-containing protein, whose translation MGNRCAVIGVGQTAYRTKRADVSLAGLVREAALRALEDAGLTFADIDSVVLGKAPDMFEGVATPELYLADALGAAGKPMMRVHTAGSVGGSTALVGTSQVQAGVHERVLVVAFEKQSESNATWALSTHSPFSASLVVGAGGYFAPYIRAYIRQSGAPGNIGMMVAVKDRINALRNPYAHLKIPNIDLAMVEESMMLWDPIRYLETCPSSDGAVAMVLGSERAAAAAAAATGRRPAWVHGAAMRSEPMGMAGRDSVDPRAGRDCAADVYRQAGVTEPRRQFAAAEVYVPFSWYEPMWLENLGFAEKGAGWKLTEAGATAFDGDIPWNPSGGVLSSNPIGASGMIRFAEAAQQVRGQAGEHQVAAAADGSRLALGHAYGGGSQFFAMWAVGANKP comes from the coding sequence ATGGGCAACCGTTGCGCCGTGATCGGCGTCGGTCAGACCGCGTACCGGACCAAGCGTGCCGACGTCTCGCTGGCCGGGCTGGTGCGGGAGGCGGCCTTGCGGGCGCTGGAGGACGCCGGGCTGACGTTCGCCGACATCGACTCGGTGGTGCTCGGCAAGGCGCCGGACATGTTCGAGGGCGTCGCCACGCCCGAGCTGTATTTGGCCGACGCGCTCGGGGCCGCCGGGAAGCCGATGATGCGCGTGCACACCGCCGGCTCGGTCGGCGGCTCGACGGCGCTGGTCGGGACCTCGCAGGTGCAGGCCGGGGTGCACGAGCGGGTGCTGGTGGTGGCGTTCGAGAAGCAGTCGGAGTCGAACGCGACGTGGGCGCTGTCCACGCACTCGCCGTTCTCCGCCTCGCTGGTGGTCGGGGCCGGCGGGTACTTCGCGCCGTATATCCGGGCCTACATACGGCAGTCCGGTGCTCCCGGCAATATCGGGATGATGGTCGCGGTCAAGGACAGAATCAATGCCTTGCGTAATCCCTACGCGCATTTGAAGATCCCGAACATCGACCTCGCGATGGTCGAGGAATCGATGATGTTGTGGGATCCCATTCGCTATCTGGAGACCTGCCCTTCCTCCGACGGCGCGGTGGCGATGGTGCTGGGCTCGGAGCGGGCCGCCGCGGCCGCGGCGGCGGCGACCGGGCGGCGTCCGGCGTGGGTGCACGGCGCGGCGATGCGGTCGGAGCCGATGGGGATGGCCGGGCGGGACAGCGTGGACCCGCGGGCCGGGCGGGACTGCGCGGCCGACGTGTACCGGCAGGCCGGTGTGACCGAGCCGCGGCGGCAGTTCGCGGCGGCCGAGGTGTATGTGCCGTTCTCTTGGTACGAGCCGATGTGGCTGGAGAACCTGGGGTTCGCCGAGAAGGGCGCGGGCTGGAAGCTGACCGAGGCCGGCGCGACCGCGTTCGACGGGGACATCCCGTGGAACCCGTCCGGGGGCGTGCTTTCGTCGAACCCGATCGGGGCCTCGGGCATGATCCGGTTCGCCGAGGCCGCGCAGCAGGTGCGCGGCCAGGCCGGGGAGCATCAGGTGGCTGCCGCCGCGGACGGTTCGCGGCTGGCTTTGGGGCACGCTTATGGCGGCGGGTCCCAATTCTTCGCGATGTGGGCGGTGGGCGCGAACAAGCCGTAG
- a CDS encoding ABC transporter ATP-binding protein yields MATVDFIQASCTYPEGKRKAVDNLTLSVADGEFLVLLGPSGCGKTTALRMLAGLEDVQTGQVLVDGEDLEGVAPGERDLAMVFQSYALFPHMSVARNLGFRMELAGAPPSAVSRRVRRIAAELDLSDRLDRLPKTLSGGEQQRVAIGRAMVREPRVFLMDEPLGALDAKLRASARARIAEMQRKSGITTLYVTHDQVEAMAMGDRIAIMNRGTLQQVDTPRRLYDHPVNEFVAGFVGSPAMNLVPGTYKHGWALIGESDVYEVPVEVAAPLTSPSVLVGFRPEHATFAAPGYGIYTTVSLVERLGHTAYVYCEMGVGRGRRTVIVRCEEYEAPRAGAQVGVVPDPREIHLFDGASGLRVGR; encoded by the coding sequence GTGGCGACAGTCGATTTCATTCAGGCGAGTTGCACGTACCCGGAGGGGAAACGCAAAGCGGTTGACAATCTGACGCTTTCGGTGGCGGACGGCGAGTTCCTGGTGCTGCTGGGACCGTCCGGCTGCGGCAAGACCACGGCCCTGCGCATGCTCGCCGGGCTGGAGGACGTCCAGACAGGTCAGGTCCTGGTCGACGGCGAGGATCTGGAAGGCGTCGCACCGGGCGAACGCGACCTGGCGATGGTGTTCCAGAGCTACGCCCTGTTCCCGCACATGTCGGTCGCCCGGAACCTCGGCTTCCGCATGGAACTCGCCGGCGCCCCGCCCTCGGCCGTATCGCGCCGCGTCCGCCGCATCGCCGCCGAACTGGACCTGAGCGACCGCCTGGACCGCCTGCCGAAGACCCTCTCCGGCGGCGAACAGCAGCGCGTCGCGATCGGCCGCGCGATGGTGCGCGAACCGCGGGTGTTCTTGATGGACGAGCCGCTGGGGGCGCTGGACGCGAAGCTGCGCGCCTCGGCGCGCGCCCGCATCGCGGAGATGCAGCGCAAGAGCGGCATCACGACCCTGTACGTGACCCACGACCAGGTCGAGGCGATGGCGATGGGCGACCGCATCGCGATCATGAACCGCGGGACGCTTCAGCAGGTCGACACCCCGCGCAGGCTGTACGACCACCCGGTGAACGAGTTCGTGGCGGGATTCGTGGGCTCGCCGGCGATGAACCTGGTGCCCGGCACGTACAAGCACGGATGGGCGCTGATCGGCGAGTCGGACGTGTACGAGGTACCGGTGGAGGTGGCGGCGCCACTGACGTCACCGTCGGTGCTGGTTGGCTTCCGACCGGAGCACGCCACGTTCGCGGCGCCGGGGTACGGGATTTACACGACGGTGAGCTTGGTGGAGCGGCTCGGGCATACGGCGTACGTGTACTGCGAGATGGGCGTGGGGCGGGGGCGGCGGACGGTGATTGTTCGGTGCGAGGAGTATGAGGCGCCTCGGGCTGGGGCTCAGGTCGGGGTGGTGCCGGATCCTCGGGAGATTCATTTGTTTGATGGGGCTAGTGGGTTGCGGGTGGGGCGGTAG
- a CDS encoding cupin domain-containing protein: protein MSDDRTSVLGFALPVADAALEPVPLDPSQVIAGTPEVSELVLSESDDGRVLRGIWQMTPGVVTDTEADELFVVLSGRATIEFEDGTTLEVGPGDVALLTEGAKTRWTVHETLRKVYQATV, encoded by the coding sequence ATGTCTGACGATCGCACCTCTGTTCTAGGCTTCGCCCTCCCCGTCGCCGATGCCGCCCTGGAACCCGTCCCCCTGGACCCGTCGCAGGTCATCGCCGGTACGCCGGAGGTCTCGGAGCTGGTGCTGAGCGAGTCGGACGACGGCCGCGTGCTGCGCGGGATCTGGCAGATGACGCCCGGCGTGGTGACCGACACGGAGGCGGACGAGCTGTTCGTGGTGCTGTCGGGCCGCGCGACGATCGAGTTCGAGGACGGCACGACACTGGAAGTCGGCCCCGGCGACGTGGCACTGCTCACCGAGGGCGCGAAGACCCGCTGGACCGTACACGAAACCCTGCGCAAGGTATATCAGGCGACTGTCTAG